A window from Acetomicrobium sp. S15 = DSM 107314 encodes these proteins:
- a CDS encoding nitrilase-related carbon-nitrogen hydrolase produces the protein MKEFVVAGIQIAPVQNQVDVNINRALEWIPKAIELNAELVVFPETATTGFDTGLPRKALWDLVDYIPGRTTEGIQAAAAKHNVYVVWPTYERGEEEGVIYNSAVLIDRTGEIVGIYRKTHPFPGEMAQFGGWTTPGSSVNVYETDLANIGIIICYDGDFPDLSTTLALKGAEVIVRPSAFLRTFDHWWATNFGRAYDNHAYVMAVNAVGADKGGNFYFGHSMIISPNGWKIAQGRCAEEIVYGVLKPDALKYVYGGMTSLQSFDHLEDRNLGVYNVMQPGKSMFEPGNHVRARFKKV, from the coding sequence GTGAAAGAGTTTGTTGTTGCAGGTATACAAATTGCTCCAGTGCAAAACCAGGTAGACGTAAATATAAATAGAGCACTTGAATGGATACCCAAAGCTATAGAGCTCAATGCAGAGCTGGTTGTTTTCCCAGAGACAGCTACTACTGGATTTGACACAGGTTTGCCTAGGAAAGCGCTATGGGATTTGGTTGACTATATTCCTGGCCGAACAACCGAGGGGATCCAAGCAGCTGCAGCCAAACATAATGTCTATGTGGTATGGCCCACCTATGAACGCGGTGAAGAAGAGGGTGTTATTTATAATAGTGCTGTTTTAATAGACAGAACGGGTGAGATTGTCGGTATATATCGCAAAACCCATCCATTCCCTGGTGAGATGGCTCAGTTCGGCGGGTGGACTACTCCTGGCAGTAGTGTCAATGTCTATGAGACGGACCTGGCTAATATAGGTATAATTATCTGCTACGATGGTGACTTTCCAGATCTTTCTACAACGCTGGCACTTAAGGGAGCTGAAGTGATAGTTCGTCCATCTGCGTTTCTTCGCACTTTCGACCACTGGTGGGCCACCAACTTTGGCAGGGCTTATGATAATCACGCTTATGTGATGGCTGTTAATGCCGTTGGGGCTGATAAGGGAGGCAACTTTTATTTCGGTCATAGCATGATTATATCTCCTAACGGGTGGAAGATAGCACAAGGAAGATGCGCTGAAGAGATCGTATATGGCGTGCTTAAACCAGACGCTCTAAAATATGTTTATGGCGGCATGACAAGCCTTCAGTCCTTTGATCATCTGGAAGATAGAAACCTCGGTGTTTACAATGTGATGCAACCAGGAAAGTCCATGTTTGAGCCAGGCAATCATGTAAGAGCAAGATTTAAGAAAGTATAA
- a CDS encoding NAD(P)H-dependent oxidoreductase yields MKILCISGSPRGEHSNTFRLVKEAVAGITTAERGVSVEYIHLGSLRMEFCTGCGTCHRKLLFCPLKDDVAPVLHSMQEADAIVLASPVYINHVTAQLKALLDRSSPFIHCQMLTGKYGAAFATSGGGPHAMVLDYLKEYLVSCGVQYVGGVSGPMSRFDTLKEEARILGADLAKAVKSHIAYPDQLSYMEKRREFFKSVISSRKDEWKGEYAYYNKKIAGFKT; encoded by the coding sequence GTGAAGATATTGTGCATTTCAGGAAGCCCGAGGGGTGAACACAGCAACACATTTAGACTCGTTAAAGAGGCAGTCGCGGGGATCACCACCGCCGAACGAGGCGTTTCCGTAGAATACATACACCTCGGGAGTCTAAGGATGGAATTCTGCACGGGATGCGGCACCTGCCACCGGAAGCTCCTCTTCTGTCCGCTAAAAGATGACGTTGCGCCGGTGCTACACTCTATGCAGGAAGCCGATGCAATCGTCCTCGCATCGCCTGTCTATATAAACCATGTGACGGCACAGCTCAAGGCGCTTTTGGACCGCTCAAGCCCGTTTATCCACTGCCAAATGTTAACCGGCAAATACGGAGCCGCTTTTGCCACTTCTGGAGGCGGCCCTCATGCCATGGTCTTGGACTACTTGAAGGAATATCTCGTAAGTTGCGGCGTCCAATATGTGGGCGGCGTCTCCGGCCCGATGTCTCGCTTCGATACATTAAAGGAAGAAGCAAGGATCTTAGGGGCAGATCTCGCCAAAGCAGTAAAAAGTCACATAGCATATCCCGACCAGTTATCCTATATGGAAAAGCGGCGGGAGTTCTTCAAGAGCGTAATCTCTTCCAGGAAAGACGAATGGAAGGGCGAATATGCATATTATAATAAAAAAATAGCTGGATTTAAAACTTAG